A genomic window from Cotesia glomerata isolate CgM1 linkage group LG7, MPM_Cglom_v2.3, whole genome shotgun sequence includes:
- the LOC123268587 gene encoding uncharacterized protein LOC123268587, with protein sequence MIIKKMIQGIFIAIIPQLIGIQGILEINIEDALCQTFSKEYFTEPDVYIDVNNQAFVNFSIIKQFPPDVQAHFHLLGASMGEYVIQTGLDFEMGFCGMFDEPVILAPNLKLFGFVATDCPPSPGYWGIIGASLGEYVVNTGIDIQMPLCDMINEPVILGPLLRVFGFREDNCPPKMGVYGSEGYTLSTATFPDDFPRNQYKSLFELTIEGKKLIIVNIFFEIQ encoded by the exons atgattatcaaaaaaatgattcaaggCATATTTATTGCAATCATACCTCAACTCATTGGAATACAG GGTATTCTCGAAATCAATATAGAGGATGCATTGTGTCAAACTTTTAGTAAAGAATATTTCACCGAGCCAGATGTTTATATAGATGTTAATAACCAAGCGTTTGTTAACTTTTcgataattaaacaatttccGCCTGATGTTCAG gcCCACTTTCATTTACTAGGAGCATCGATGGGTGAATATGTCATACAAACTGGATTAGATTTTGAGATGGGCTTCTGTGGAATGTTCGATGAACCTGTCATACTGGCTCCAAATCTCAAATTATTTGGATTTGTGGCGACCGATTGTCCACCATCTCCT GGATATTGGGGAATAATAGGAGCATCATTGGGTGAATATGTCGTAAACACAGGAATCGATATACAAATGCCCTTATGTGACATGATAAATGAACCTGTTATCCTGGGCCCTCTTCTTCGTGTGTTTGGATTTCGTGAAGATAATTGTCCACCTAAAATG ggtGTTTATGGCAGTGAAGGTTATACTTTATCAACAGCTACGTTCCCAGATGATTTTCCTCGCAACCAATATAAATCACTTTTTGAACTTACAATCGagggtaaaaaattaatcatcgtGAATATATTCTTTGAAATTCAATAA